DNA sequence from the Cronobacter turicensis z3032 genome:
AAGCTTAAGCTGGTTTTCATTACCGGCAGCGCGATCCCGCTGGTGGCGTATCTGTTCTGGCAGCTTGCGACGCTGGGCGCCATTCCGTCAGACACCTTTATGGGCCTGCTCGCCAACCATGCCGGGCTGAACGGGCTGCTGCAGGCGGTGCGCGACGTCGTCGCCTCGCCGCATGTTGAGCTCGCGGTACATCTGTTCGCCGATCTGGCGCTCGCCACCTCGTTCCTCGGCGTGTCGCTCGGGTTGTTTGATTATCTGGCGGATATGTTTAAACGCCGCCGTACCGTGGCAGGCCGCGCCCAGAGCGGACTGATGACGTTTGTACCGCCGCTGGCCTTCGCGCTGTTCTACCCTCAGGGGTTTGTCATGGCGCTCGGCTATGCGGGCGTGGCGCTGGCGGTACTGGCGCTGCTGCTCCCGGCGCTGCTGGCCTGGCAGAGCCGTAAACGCCACGCGATGGCCTGGCAGGTCACGGGCGGCAACATCATGCTGGCGGTTATCTTCGCCTGCGGCATCGGCATTGTGGCTATCCAGTGCCTGATTAGCGCAGGCGTATTGCGCGAAGTCGGTTAAACATAAAAGGCCCCCTGACTCGGGGCCTTGTTTTTAGCCGTGACTGAGCGCCTTACCGAGATAAAAGCGGGAATGGCCTGCGTGATAATCCGGCGCCACACCGTAAATCTCATAGCCCTGTTTGCGGTAAAATTCCGGCGCCTGAAAACTAAAGGTATCGACAAATACTCGTTTGCAGCCGCGCTTACGCCCTTCTTCTTCGGCCATCGCCATCAGCGCCGCGCCGGTACCCTGCCCGCGCAGCGATTCATCAACCCAGAGAAACTCGATATGCAGGCAGCCCCAGTAGCTGCGCCCGGTAAGGCCTGCGCAGAGCTCTCCCTGCGCATCGTTCACGCTGATAATCAGCTCCTGCGCGTCAGCCGTCATATGCGCTGCGTTATACCGGCCAAGCTGTTTTTTAATGCGCGTCTTGAGTTCGTCATCGGGGGTGTCGGTCAGAAGGTATTCCATCATCGTCTCCTTGTTATCATAAAGAGACCATAAGCGTTTTAGCCAAAAGGGGGTAAGCCCTCAAATCCGGCAGGCGCCATTTTGAGAAGATTTTGGGGTTAGCAGGCCGCCTGCGGCCAAAAAACAGCCAGTCCTCATGGACTGGCTCAGTATGTAGTAGTTTGCGCCGTCCTGGCCCTTGTTCCGCAATGTACGATTCTCCCCGAGGGGTCCGCGGCAGAATGGCTCAACCCTGGGGCCTGCCCGCAGACCTGGAAAACTCACTGCAGCTTATGGATAGCACCATGATGGGGTGCATTTAAAAGGTAGCAGCCGCCCCGAAAAGTGCATACATGATATATTGTCATGCACCATTTTCTTGCGGGAGTGTGATTATGATCAAGCCGCACAGCAGAACGCCTCTCGCCTCTGCAAATGGTGGTCGTCGTCATCTCGTTAACCACTGTTATCAGGACGCCCGCTTAACGTTTTACGTCATTGCATGAGCGCCCGGCGTGACGCTCTGACACTGACGAAGCTATGCCCAACGCTTTCTTAATACGAAACGGGCCAACGCGTCCAAATCCTTATGTGCCTCGCCCCCACTCTGTTTAAAAACGCGGCGAATAAAACCGAGATGAATAGCCCTATAGCCGTCCGGGCATATAAGCGGTTAAAATAAACGTTGCTAAACAAAATTTTATATGACTTAATAGCGTCATCGGTTTGGAATACAGACCTTATGAAAGCAGTTTTAGTAAAGCAGTCCTCAGTTCAAGTGTTATCAGCAGATATCCTTCCTCATGAGCCTTCTCCTAAGTGCCAAATAAGTATCTCTCTAATGACAGGCCATCATCGCCACACTTAGTGGCTCATAAATTAAGGAAGTATCTATGTCTAATAAAATGACTGGTTTAGTAAAATGGTTTAACGCTGATAAAGGTTTTGGCTTTATCACCCCGAACGACGGCAGCAAAGATGTGTTCGTACACTTCTCTGCGATTCAGAGCGACAACTTCAAAACGCTTGATGAAGGCCAGCAGGTTTCTTTCACCATTGAAAATGGTGCTAAAGGCCCGGCAGCAGGTAATGTCACTCCGCTGTAAGCGATGAGAGTATCAGCAGGTCTTACGACTGCGACGAAGGTTATCACCTGAGCAGCTAAGCGCTACTGATAATAAAAGAACCCGCCTTGTGCGGGTTTTTTATTATATTAATTCAGCCCCCCTTCATTTCACCCTCCCCGCTTCGAATAAAATATTAGTCTGGAAAGTGTTAATACTCAGGGCAGCATTAAAGATTCTATACCAATCCACTTCACCGTGGGCTGCCAGCACAGTTTTAGCGGAGGGAGAGGAATTTTCTGTCCTTCTGATTCAAGCTCACCCGGATAAATAGTCCATTTTACGTTTGCATATTCTTGATAAATTTTAAATACGACATACGCTGACCCATAATCATCGTTATTCGTGATCCTTGGGACATTACGGTGCACTTCATCACTGTTGATGTCATAAGGTGAAGGCCTGGCATATTTCATATTGTCCCCCGGGAAATCGTAGGGAAACGACGTCGTACCGAGAAAAACGTCGGGCCGGGCGCTAAGACGTTTCCCATCGCCCAGGTCGATCCAGCCTTTACGGGTATCCAGCATAATGGGTACAGGCGGCTGGCCTTTGCTTCCCGGTCGCGAAGGACGTTGTCGGCCTTTGTTCCAGGGCACCAGCTGAACATAAAATTCGGGCCGGGCTTCAGGCCCCTGCACAAACGGGATAGTAAAATAGCTCCGTTTCTGCGGCATATAATTGCCAGGGATCGCATGATCGTAAAGATAGGTTTCAATAATGATGTCTTTCTTCCCGCCCGGGCTGTCGATACTGAATTCATACTCACTTTTACACAGATCGATATAGCCAGGCCGTTCTCTCGGATAGGGTATACATCCCCCTGAAAGCGTAACGGCGAAGCGTAGCAACCACGCCCCATTTGAGGTGTCCTGATAGTGACATGACGAAGTCCTTTTGAAATATCGGGAGGCGTTGCGTAGATGAGTAGTACTTTCGTCATCAACCTGGCATATTTGCCCTCCTGCTTCGCTTAGAGGACGCGCTTCGGGCAAAGAGGGTCATGAGGCTATATGTGAGTAAGCCAGGCCGTGAAAGAAGCCGGGAAGGATTTCACAAGGGAATCAGGAAAGAAATCAGGAAAAGACGGTACAAAATAAAAAACCACCCGAAGGTGGTTTGCACGACACTGCTTATTGCTTTGATTATTCTTGTTTTTCCCATGGTGCCCGGGGCGGGACTTGAACCCGCACAGCGCGAACGCCGAGGGATTTTAAATCCCTTGTGTCTACCGATTTCACCACCCGGGCTCGGGAAGAAAGTGGAGGCGCGTTCCGGAGTCGAACCGGACTAGGCGGATTTGCAATCCGCTACATAACCGCTTTGTTAACGCGCCAGAATTGCTTTGCCTTTTCAGGCTGACACCAGCAAAAGGCTGATATCGAAATTTGGAGCGGGAAACGAGACTCGAACTCGCGACCCCGACCTTGGCAAGGTCGTGCTCTACCAACTGAGCTATTCCCGCTTATCGAAGTAACTGAAGCGAATCGCTTAATCTAATTACTTGATTTACTTATCGTCCAACGAACCGTGCCGCCGTTCGATGCGTTGCATTCTACTTACCTCACGCAACGAGTCAACGAAATTTTCAGGCAACGCGATTCGTTTGCTGAATTTTGCGCCGTATAGATCACCGTTCGAGCAAATCGCCGCGTGCGGCGTTCAAATACTGGAACATCGACCAGAACGTCAGCACCGCGGCGACGAAAAAGAGCGCAATCCCGGCATATTCGATCCACATGTTCGGGCGCCACAGTAAGCCTATCAGCGCCAGCATCTGCGCCGTGGTTTTTACTTTGCCAATCCACGAGACCGCCACGCTGCTGCGTTTGCCGAGTTCCGCCATCCATTCGCGCAACGCGGAGATAATAATTTCGCGCGCGATCATGGTGGCCGCCGGCAGGGTTATCCACCAGCTGTGGTAATGCTCCACCACCAGCACCATCGCGATACCCACCATCACTTTATCTGCGACCGGGTCAAGGAACGCGCCGAAGCGCGTGCTTTGATTCCAGCGGCGGGCGAGAAAACCGTCAAACCAGTCGGTGATCGCCGCAAAGCAGAAGATCAGCGCGCAGAGGAAAGGCGCCCAGTGAAAAGGCAGATAGAACGCGAGCACGAAAAACGGGATCAGAATGACACGAAACAGCGTCAGCAATGTAGGGATATTAAATCGCATAGTGCAGGTAACTATTTGTCATAATTTGAGATTACCGCTATGTTGCTACATAGCCCTTAATGTTTCAACGAGTAGTAGATCTTTTCTGCGAGGGCCTGAGAGATACCCGGCACTTTCGCAATTTCTTCAACCGACGCGTTCAACAGCGGCTGCAATCCACCCATGTATTTGAGCAGCATCTGGCGGCGTTTCGGCCCGATGCCTTCAATCGTCTCAAGCGTGCTGGTGTTCTTCACTTTGGCGCGTTTTTTACGGTGACCAGTAATCGCATGGTTGTGCGACTCATCGCGAATATGCTGAATCACATGCAGCGCCGGGGAATCGGACGGTAACGCGAAGCCCTCCCCTTCCGGCTCCAGAAACAGCGTTTCCAGCCCGGCCTTGCGGTCGCTGCCTTTCGCCACGCCAAGCAGCAGCGGATGATGTTTATCCCAGGGCACGTCCAGTTCGGCAAAAACCGTTTTCGCCTGGCTAAGCTGCCCTTTGCCGCCATCGATGAGGATGATATCCGGCACTTTACTCTCTTCGATGGCTTTGCCGTAACGACGGCGCAGCACCTGGTTCATCGCCGCGTAATCATCGCCCGGCGTGATGTCGGTAATATTATAACGGCGATATTCCGCGCGCAGCGGCCCGTTGGCGTCAAATACCACGCAGGAAGCCACCGTCTGCTCGCCCATCGTATGGCTGATGTCGAAACACTCCATACGCTTTATTTCCGGCAGATGCAGCGCCTGCGCCAGCGCGGTGAGGCGCTGGCTGATTGTCGACTGCTGAGAAAGCCGCGTGGTCAGCGCCGTCGCCGCATTGGTGCGGGCAAGCTTCAGGTAGCGCGCGCGATCGCCGCGCGGCCGGGTCTGGACATTCACCCGGCGTCCGGCGATTTCAGTCAGCGTCTCAGCCAGCAGCTCCGGCGTGGTAAGCGGGAAATCAAGCAGGATCTCGCCAGGCAACGTGCGCATCTGGCTGCCCTGCAGATAGAACTGCCCGACAAAGGTTTCCACGACTTCCGCCAGTTCAGTGCCGCTCGGCACTTTCGGGTAGTAGCTGCGGCTGCCCAACACTTTCCCCTGGCGGATAAACAGCACGTGCAGACAGGCCATGCCCGACTCAAACGCCACACCGATGACGTCCAGATCGTCGCCGTTATTCGAGACAAACTGTTTTTCCGTCACGCGGCGCACCGCCTGAATCTGATCGCGCAGGCGCGCGGCCTCTTCAAACGCCAGATTCTGGCTCGCCTGCTCCATGCGCGACACCAGCTGGTTAATCACCTGATCGTCTTTACCGGCGAGAAACAGCCGCACGTACTCCACCTGCTGCGCGTAATCTTCTTCGCTCACCAGCCCTTCGACGCACGGCCCGAGGCAGCGGCCAATCTGATATTGCAGACACGGGCGCGAACGGTTGCGATAGACGCTGTTCTCACACTGGCGAATCGGGAAAATCTTCTGCAGCAGCGCGAGGGTTTCACGCACCGCGTAGCCGTTCGGGAACGGGCCGAAATACTCGCCTTTGGCGTGTTTGGCGCCGCGGTGTGTCGCAAGCCGCGGATGCGTATCGCCGCTCAGGAAAATATACGGGTAAGATTTATCATCGCGCAGCAGCACGTTATAGCGCGGCTGGTAGAGCTTAATGTAGTTATGCTCCAGCAGCAGCGCTTCGGTTTCGGTGTGGGTTACCGTCACGTCGATATTCTGGATTTGCGCCACCAGCGCTTCGGTTTTACGGCTGGCGAGATTGCTGCGGAAATAGCTGGCAAGGCGTTTTTTGAGATCTTTGGCCTTGCCGACGTAGATAACCGTCCCGCTGGCGTCATACATACGGTAGACGCCAGGCTGGCTGGTGACGGTTTTCAGAAACGACTTGGAATCAAAAACTTCACTCACTGACTTGATAAGGTCTCCGCGTTACACAGGCCATGGCGGATGGCCAGATGCGTCAATTCGACATCGCCGTGAATGTTTAGCTTACTAAACATACGATAGCGGTAGCTGTTGACGGTTTTGGGACTGAGATTAAGCTGCTCAGAGATTTCATTGACCTTCTGGCCTTTGGTAATCATCAGCATAATCTGCAATTCCCTTTCCGACAAACTTGCGAAGGGGGATTCGCTGCGGTCGGGCTCAATCTGACTGAGCGCCATCTGCTGTGCGATGTCGGAAGCAATATAGCGCCGCCCGGCGTGTACCGATCGAATAGCGCTCACCACTTCGGCGGGAGCCGCACCTTTACTCAGATATCCTGCGGCACCGGCCTGCATCACTTTAGCCGGAAGCGGATTTTCCGTATGTACGGTTAACATGATCACTTTAATGTCTGAAGAATAACGAGCGATTTTGCGAGTCGCCTCCAGGCCGCCAATGCCCGGCATATTCATGTCCATCAGCACGACATCCACGGGGTGAATGCGGCACCATTTGATGGCGTCCTCGCCGCAGCAGGCTTCGCCTGCCACTTTAATGCCCTTCATATCTTCAAGTATGCGTCGTATCCCTGCGCGCACCAGTTCGTGGTCATCAACAAGAAGAACGTTGATCAAAGGAAAACACTCCTCAAAAAGGGATAACGCTGCTGGTAACTTATTCGCCCCATATTAGCGTTTTTTAACTCAATTTTGAAACGCAAAAAATGCACTTATGTAAGCATCAGCACTGTTAAACCCTATTAAAACGCCTTTTTAAACCACTGACAGAAGCGCAGACACTTAAAAACCGCCGAAAAATCAAGGTACAGCATTTTTGGGTATAACTTATTACAGGCTGACAATTTTAAAGCACTGATAAACAACTTTTAAATTTACAACGAAGAAACTTATTAGAAACATATATTTTTACCGCTACGCCAGCGAACCCTGTGTAATCCGGCATATCAGGGAAAGCTTATTATAATAAGCCGGGCGCGCGGTAAAACGCTCAAAAAATCGGCGCTAATTACTTTTTTGGACCTTATGGTATACTCCGCCGCCTTATAACATCGACAGGCGTGCCCCGCGCACGTAGTTACACTGACAGAGGACAAAATATGAGCGCTCCCGATATTTCCACCGCAGAGAACAACCAGGAACTGGCCACCGAGGTGTCCTGCCTGAAATCCCTCCTGACCCTGATGCTACAGGCGATGGGTCAGGCGGACGCGGGCCGGGTTATCCTTAAAATGGAAAAACAGATAGCCGAAATGGAAGACGCGGAGCAGGCGGCGGTTTACACCAACACTGTTAAGCAGATTAAACAGGCTTACCGCCGTTAATAAAAAAACCGGCTGGAGAGCGGTTATTCTTCCAGCCGGTTCGAGTGTCTGACACGCAGAACAAATTACCCGATCAAATCAGCCCTATTGCAGCAGCATAACAGGCAATTTGGGTTTTGTTCGGAGCATTAAACTTCTTCTGCATATTTTTCTGGTGGAAATTAACGGTATTTTCCGAGATAGATAATATTATCGCTATTTCCGCAGATGTTTTACCTTCCGCCGTCCACTGCAATATCTCTTTTTCTCGCTTACTCAGTTTCATTTCCAGCACGGTCGCCGCCGGATCTTCCAGACGCATCATCGCGACGAGGCTTTGTTCCACTAAATGCTGAAGTCGCAACGCCAGTTCGTCATCCGGCATGGAGTGTCCACGCGGGCTGGTTCCAGAGACGGACAAAAATCCCTGGGCGCGGTTAGGCGCAATGACGCACTGCGTTACGCCCTTGACCAGACCGTGGTCGCGCGCGGCATTCCAGAGCTCCTCTGCGGCGCCGGCAAACAGCGCGTCATTCCATGAGAGCGGGCCTATAAGATAGTTGGCGGGCTTCAGCACCGGATCTATCACGAAGTAATTTTCCGCCTGATAATGCTCAAGCCAGGCTTCAGGATAGGTGGTGTGCAGCGTCAGTTTGGGGCGCGTGAAAGGCACAGGATGGCGAACGCAAAGTGCGAAATAATCATATTCCATGTTCTGCGTTTCGGTTTTCAGGAGCGAATAAATGTCGCCTGAATCCTGAATTTCCTGAAAGCGGGTCGTCATTTCCCGACGCCAGTTAAAAAAGTCACTTTCCTTCATGCTGTGGGGCGAAACTCCTGTCGTGCTGTAAGCATTATTTTTTGTGATATGACAAAGTAACACATTCTACATAATTATTAATATCAATAATCGGCATTCTGCACGGGACATTGCGCCAGACGCAGGCTTTAAGGCAAATTAAATCGCTAAGGGACTGTTGATGCTGATTAATTGGCCAGGCGTATTTTAAAGCTTATTTTTTACAGGGTTTCCAGGGGAGCACCCGGCGCGGGAAACACGCCGGGCAACGAGTCAGGCATTGAGAAACTTATCTAAAAACTGCCGGGTGCGCGGCTGCGTCGGGTTGGCAAACAGGGTTTTCGCCTCGCCCTGTTCGACGATTTTTCCCTGATCCATAAAGATGGCGCGATCGGCCACATCACGCGCAAAACTCATCTCATGGGTCACAATCACCATCGTGCGCTTCTCCTGCGCCAGCTGGCGAATCGTGTTCAGCACTTCGCCCACCAGTTCCGGATCCAGCGCAGACGTCGGCTCATCGAACAGAATCACCTCCGGGCGCATCGCCAGCGCGCGGGCGATCGCCACACGCTGCTGTTGTCCGCCGGAGAGGCGCTTCGGGTAGCTATTTTCTTTACCGGAAAGCCCCACTTTCGCCAGCAGTTCGCGGGCGCGCGCCGTGGCGTCGGCTTTCGGTTCGCCTTTGACGATAACCGGGCCTTCGATAATGTTCTCAAGCACTGTGCGATGCGGGAACAGATTGAAGCTCTGAAAGACAAAGCCAACCTGCTGGCGCAGCTGACGGACCAGACCACGCTGTTCGCGAATCGATTTGGCGGTATCAATCATGATATCCCCCACGCGCACAGTGCCGCTCTCAGGCTGTTCCAGCAGGTTAATGCTGCGCAGGAGCGTGGTTTTACCGGAGCCGCTGGGGCCGATAATCGCCACCACTTCCCCGGTCTGTACTTCCAGGTCGATGCCGTGCAGCACCGTCTGCCCGTGAAACGACTTCACCAGGTTTTTGACCTCTATGGCACTCATTTCGGATCGCGCTCCTGTCGGTTCAGCTGGTTTTCAAAATGGTTTTGCAACGCGGAAAGCACCGTCGCCATCACCCAGTAAATCAGCGACGCGGCCAGATACATGGTAAAGACTTCCAGCGTGCGCGAGGTAATGAGCTGCGCCTGGCGGAACAGTTCCGGCACCTGAATGGTGGCGGCGAGCGAGGTATCTTTCACGAGGCTGATAAAACTGTTGCCGAGCGGCGGCAGCGCCACGCGGGCGGCCTGCGGCAGGATGGCGCGGCGTAGCGTCTGCCACGGCGTCATGCCGATACTGGCCGCCGCTTCCCACTGCCCTTTATCGATAGACGAAATCGCCGCGCGCAGCGTCTCGGAGGTGTACGCCGCCGTATTAAGCGAAAGGCCGATCATTGCCGCCGGGATCGGGTCCAGCTCAATACCGAACTGCGGCAGACCGTAGTAGATCATAAACAGCTGTGCGATAAGCGGCGTACCGCGAAACACCGAAATATAAAAGCGCGCCAGCCACGATACCGGCCAGAAAGGCGAAAGGCGCATCATCGCCAGCAGAAAGCCTAACACCAGGCCGAAAAACATGCCGCCGATGCTCAGCTGTAGCGTAAAAACGGCCCCTTTCAGAAGAAAGGGCGCCGAATCGATAACCAGTTGGATACTTTCCTGCATTATGTTGGTTTCACCCTGCGTTTTCAGACATGCGGATGGTACGCGAACAGCGCCGGAGCGCCGCCGGTGTGAATAAAGAGAATCGGTCCGTTATCTTTGAAACGGTTCTGCGAGATGCCGTCAATCAGCCCGGCCATCGCTTTGCCGGTATAAACCGGATCCAGCAGAATGCCTTCAAGGCGCGCCAGCAGCTTCACCGCTTCCATGCCTTCGTCATTCGGCATGCCGTAGCCTGGCGCGAAGTAATCGTCCCACAGCACAATATCGGCCCGCGCTTCCAGCTCCAGCGCCTCGGCGACGCCCTGCTGCAACGCCACCACTTTCGGCTTCTGCATCGCAACGCTTCGCGACACCGTTACGCCGATAAGCTCGGCGTCGGGCATCCCCTGCTCCAGCCCGACGGCCAGCCCCGCGTGCGTACCGGCGCTGCCGGAAGCTACCACCACGGAAGACGGACGCACGATGCCTTCGCACTGCTGCACAATTTCAAGCGTGCTTTCGACATAGCCGAGCGCGCCCAGCACATTCGAGCCGCCGACCGGGATCACATAAGGCCGAAAGCCCTGTGCCTCCAGACGCACCGCCAGTTCGTCAAGCTGCTGGTCCGGCGCGTCCAGCGCGTCGCACATTTCAACCTGCACGTTAAAGAGATCCAGCAACAGCCGGTTGCCGTTCGTCAGATAGTTCTCTTCACGCGTGGCGATCGGGTTTTCCAGTAGCGCCACGCAATGTAAACCGAGGCGCGCGGCGACCGCCGCCGTCTGGCGCACATGGTTAGACTGGATAGCGCCCGCGGTCACCAGCGTGTCGGCGCCTTCGCGCAGCGCCTGAGCCGCGAGAAACTCCAGCTTGCGCAGCTTATTGCCACCCATTGCCACCGGCATCGCGTCATCGCGCTTGATAAAAATTTCACGGCCCAGGTAGTCGGACAGGCGCGGCAGGAAATCCAGCGGCGTGGGCGCGCCGATAAGCTCAAGACGCGCAAAGCGGGTAAGATTATGCATGGTGAAACCTCATGCCAGTTCAGCGGTTAAACCGTCATTATGCAGCAATTCTTCGCAGGCATAAAAAAAGGCGCTGATATCAGCACCTTTTTTGCGCAACGAAACCCTTATTTGGTCACGTCCGCGCCAAACCACTTCTCAGAGATTTTCTTCAGCGTGCCATCTTTCTGCATCTCAGCGATGGCGCTGTCGACGGCCTTCACGAAATCGTCGTTGCCTTTACGCACCGCGACGCCCGCTTCCTGACGAGAGAACGGCTCACCGGCCGCGGCCAGCGTATTATTGGTTTTCTTCACCAGATCCAGCGCCGCCAGGCGATCCACCAGAATGGCGTCAATGCGGCCTACGCGCAGATCCTGATATTTGGTCGGGTCGTCGTCATAGGTACGGATATCCACACCCTGCACGTTCTGGCGCAGCCACTCTTCGTAGTTGGTACCAAGCCCGACGCCGACTTTTTTGCCCTTGAGATCGGCGGCGGTTTTAATGCTCTGCGCGTTCTCTTTCTTCACCAGCGCCTGAATACCGGAAACGGTATACGGCGTTGAGAAATCATATTTTTTCTTGCGCTCGTCGGAGATAGTGACCTGGTTAATCACCACGTCAATACGCTTAGAATCCAGCGATGCCAGCATCCCGTCCCATTTGGTCGGCTTAAGGGAGGCTTTCACGCCCAGGTGCTTTGCGAGCGCCTCGGCGAACTCCACTTCAAAGCCAGTCAGCTTGCCGTCATCGCCCTGGAAGCTAAACGGCGGATAGGTGCCTTCCAGCCCCACCAGCAGCGTGCCGCGTTCTTTAACTTTATTCAGCAAATTTTCCGCAGCATAGGTTTTCACGCTCATGCCTGCTACCAGCGCGACCGCCATGACGCCCATGAGTGCCTGACGACCAAAAAGTGCAAGTTTCATAAGTACCCCGAATTAACGAAATTGAGTGCTAGTGTAAGTAGTTACGCAAAGAAATCAAAATCACTGTGCTACAACTTATGCTTTTTTAATATATATCAGAAGTTGCCGAGGAGTCGGTTTTCTCCGTCGGGACTAAGGAGACTTGCTGATACTGGGCATACTTACGAAGCGCAATACGGTAATTATTGGTACTGGTGAGCGGCAGCCACGCCTCCAGATGCTCGTCGAGATTATCCTGACGGGCAAGGGAGAGCGGCACCTGGCGTTGGGTGAGATGCGCGCCGAGACGGCGCAGGCGCACCACATATTCGCGAATCGTGCCATGGCTCATATCGGTCTGCTCGAAGAGATATTGCTTAAAGCCGATGATATCGAAATAGTTGCTCTGCTCTTTGCAGTGCAGATCGCCACAGAAGCGACAGAGCGCCACCCAGTCCTGCTTTTCCTGCTCCCAGGCGGTCTCGTCAAGTAACGTATCAAGCGCAGCGATAGCGACCTTGTTCACAATCTCGCCGCGATGGACCAACGTAATGCGATCCAGCAGCTTGTGACAATGGGCACAATGCGTCTGTGAGTGCTTAAAATCTTTAAGGTAGCGGCTCAGGGGCCGCCTTTTAGGTTGCTGCGCCGTCATGATAACTCCTGGTTGTCGTAACTGTATGCGGCATTACCAGGATGATGACGAATCAACAACCTATAGCTTACCCAGCTTGGTTCGCAGACGTTTAATGGCCTGGCTATGCAACTGGCTAACCCTTGACTCGCCCACTTCCAGTACCGCGCCAATCTCTTTGAGATTGAGCTCTTCCTGGTAGTACAGCGTCAGCACCATCTGCTCGCGCTCCGGCAGCGATTCAATCGCTTCCATGACACGCTCGCGCAAATTGCCTTCCAGCAGTTGATGCAGCGGGTTTTCGTTCTGGTTATCTTCCGTCACCAGTTCGATACTATCGCCATGCTCTTCACGCCATTCGTCATAAGAGAACAGTTGACTATTGTTCGTGTCGAGCAACATCTGACGATATTCTTCAAGCGGGATACTCAGTCGCTCTGCGACCTCCAGTTCCGTCGCGTTACGTCCCAGTTCCTGCTCCAGTTGGCCTATTGCCTGCGCCACCTCGCGCGCGTTGCGTCGGACACTGCGTGGCACCCAGTCACGGCTGCGCAGCTCGTCCAGCATCGCGCCACGTATACGCTGCACTGCGTAAGTGGTAAATGCCGTTCCTTGCAGGGCGTCGTAGCGTTCTACAGCATTCAGCAA
Encoded proteins:
- the dcyD gene encoding D-cysteine desulfhydrase; translated protein: MHNLTRFARLELIGAPTPLDFLPRLSDYLGREIFIKRDDAMPVAMGGNKLRKLEFLAAQALREGADTLVTAGAIQSNHVRQTAAVAARLGLHCVALLENPIATREENYLTNGNRLLLDLFNVQVEMCDALDAPDQQLDELAVRLEAQGFRPYVIPVGGSNVLGALGYVESTLEIVQQCEGIVRPSSVVVASGSAGTHAGLAVGLEQGMPDAELIGVTVSRSVAMQKPKVVALQQGVAEALELEARADIVLWDDYFAPGYGMPNDEGMEAVKLLARLEGILLDPVYTGKAMAGLIDGISQNRFKDNGPILFIHTGGAPALFAYHPHV
- the fliY gene encoding Cystine-binding periplasmic protein, with translation MKLALFGRQALMGVMAVALVAGMSVKTYAAENLLNKVKERGTLLVGLEGTYPPFSFQGDDGKLTGFEVEFAEALAKHLGVKASLKPTKWDGMLASLDSKRIDVVINQVTISDERKKKYDFSTPYTVSGIQALVKKENAQSIKTAADLKGKKVGVGLGTNYEEWLRQNVQGVDIRTYDDDPTKYQDLRVGRIDAILVDRLAALDLVKKTNNTLAAAGEPFSRQEAGVAVRKGNDDFVKAVDSAIAEMQKDGTLKKISEKWFGADVTK
- the fliZ gene encoding Protein fliZ, producing the protein MTAQQPKRRPLSRYLKDFKHSQTHCAHCHKLLDRITLVHRGEIVNKVAIAALDTLLDETAWEQEKQDWVALCRFCGDLHCKEQSNYFDIIGFKQYLFEQTDMSHGTIREYVVRLRRLGAHLTQRQVPLSLARQDNLDEHLEAWLPLTSTNNYRIALRKYAQYQQVSLVPTEKTDSSATSDIY
- the fliA gene encoding RNA polymerase sigma factor for flagellar operon, with product MNSLYTADGVMDKHSLWQRYVPLVRHEALRLQVRLPASVELDDLLQAGGIGLLNAVERYDALQGTAFTTYAVQRIRGAMLDELRSRDWVPRSVRRNAREVAQAIGQLEQELGRNATELEVAERLSIPLEEYRQMLLDTNNSQLFSYDEWREEHGDSIELVTEDNQNENPLHQLLEGNLRERVMEAIESLPEREQMVLTLYYQEELNLKEIGAVLEVGESRVSQLHSQAIKRLRTKLGKL